The DNA segment GGCGCCGAGCGCGTGCGCGGCCTGCACGTACTCCCGCTCTCGCAGCGCGAGCACGAGCCCGCGCATGTAACGCGCATAGGTGGGCCACCAGGCGATCATGATGGCGATGATGGCGTTTCGGATGCCCGCGCCGAGGGCCGCGGTGATCACCATCGCCAGGATCACCGTAGGAAAGGCGAGCATCAGGTCCGTGACCCGCATGATTGTCTCGTCGACCGCGCCGCCCAGGAATCCGGCGGTGCTGCCGATGACCACGCCGAGCAGCATCGCCAGCACGACGGCGGCGATGCCCACGGGAATCGAGAGGCGCGCACCGTAACACACGCGGGTGAGGATGTCCCGCCCCAACTGGTCCGTGCCAAGCCAATGGGCAGGCGAGGGCGGAGAGAGCCGCGCGGCGATGTCCTGCGCCAGCGGCAGGGACGGTGCGAGGTGCGGCGCGCTCACGGCGACCAGCACCCACGCCGCGATCAGGGCGAGACCGCAGACGGCGACCGGA comes from the bacterium genome and includes:
- a CDS encoding ABC transporter permease: MGATVGGVSSPLRGRTPRFPRVLPRGFTRSPVAVCGLALIAAWVLVAVSAPHLAPSLPLAQDIAARLSPPSPAHWLGTDQLGRDILTRVCYGARLSIPVGIAAVVLAMLLGVVIGSTAGFLGGAVDETIMRVTDLMLAFPTVILAMVITAALGAGIRNAIIAIMIAWWPTYARYMRGLVLALREREYVQAAHALGASRIRVLVRHLLPGTISPIVILSTLDIGRAILTFATLSFLGLGPPPEIPEWGSMVAAGRNYLDQWWISTFPGLAIFTFVLPINIVGDRLRDFLDPRFRNR